The following are from one region of the Acidobacteriota bacterium genome:
- a CDS encoding BamA/TamA family outer membrane protein, producing the protein MEINKKYFLIFLIILFSHSISFLLPQEILKNTKKITWSAFPILMYDSDIGFGYGGKGIIKNIFKKDESFDLILFNSTKGEHWYVFTFSIPDFEIRQRKAYPLSFDLKIEYDRILKDNFFGLGIDSKKADHIIFTKEWTTVQFTLGRGFTENFFAEISYNLKNISYLNIEKDNRGLTDILKEVGSRSSPFISFNIRYDTSDSQIHPLEGLRLALIFDLSNKSFGNKNFSFNKITLDFRKYTSIFKRKGVFAFRLLFQTINGSKIPIFEYGTLGGGSTMRGFILNRFADKKRILSNIEYRFPIWKKIGGNILLDAGNLSPNLREINWNKWKYNLGAGLRYYLQNFVVRFDMGLSPEGTRIYFNFGHLF; encoded by the coding sequence ATGGAAATTAATAAGAAATATTTTCTTATTTTTTTAATTATCTTATTTTCTCATTCAATTTCATTTTTGTTGCCTCAAGAAATATTGAAAAATACAAAAAAAATCACATGGAGCGCTTTTCCGATTTTAATGTATGATTCTGATATTGGGTTTGGGTATGGAGGGAAAGGGATAATAAAAAATATCTTCAAAAAAGACGAATCCTTTGATTTAATTTTGTTTAACTCGACTAAAGGTGAACATTGGTATGTTTTTACTTTCTCAATTCCTGATTTTGAAATCAGACAGAGAAAAGCCTACCCTCTCTCATTTGACCTGAAGATCGAATATGACAGAATCTTAAAGGACAATTTTTTTGGGTTGGGAATCGATTCAAAAAAAGCAGACCATATAATTTTTACAAAAGAATGGACAACTGTTCAATTCACTTTAGGAAGAGGTTTTACAGAGAACTTTTTTGCTGAGATAAGCTACAATTTAAAAAATATAAGCTATCTTAACATTGAAAAAGATAACAGGGGATTGACAGATATTTTGAAAGAAGTTGGCTCTCGATCTTCTCCATTTATCTCCTTTAATATACGATACGATACATCTGATAGCCAGATTCATCCACTTGAAGGATTAAGACTTGCTCTCATTTTTGACCTATCCAATAAATCATTTGGAAACAAGAATTTTAGCTTTAATAAAATTACTTTAGATTTTAGAAAATATACATCAATTTTTAAGAGAAAAGGTGTGTTTGCTTTTCGGTTATTATTCCAAACAATCAACGGCTCAAAGATCCCTATTTTTGAATATGGAACTCTTGGTGGCGGCTCAACTATGAGAGGCTTTATTTTAAATAGATTTGCTGATAAGAAAAGAATTCTTTCGAATATAGAATACAGATTTCCGATATGGAAAAAAATCGGAGGAAACATTTTGTTGGATGCAGGGAATTTAAGTCCAAATTTAAGAGAAATTAACTGGAACAAATGGAAATACAATTTAGGTGCAGGCTTGAGATATTATCTTCAAAATTTTGTTGTAAGGTTTGATATGGGGTTAAGTCCGGAAGGCACCAGGATATATTTCAACTTTGGACATTTATTTTAA
- a CDS encoding CehA/McbA family metallohydrolase, with translation MKKVSFLLFLFFIITVTVNSYKEEKPDWSYGKPDKIFDSPWRIPPNQDKMPVLCLLRRGGKFIYLLPRTSDSIHSIKIFQYFPETKALKQIEFFDEKGNLYEEYSGNHTGEWYKIFYVDRKLFKRREGKEIFLKVMYDGEFANSPKDERDLDFVSTYLSDKPLPKLPGWLVGDLHLHSEVTSNSSEYGPPLEIFKHSNEWFELDYVILTDHSYDISKKEWLKLKKFSKENSSDKLSIIIGQEVHAKDDDSIFPSISQCHSMHLLTYGVEKRIKTGSLLLNSYNPTKSDNEVIEEILKKGGFLYIAHPEAEKEGNWNHKANRIKAHYFGNPIIGIEVLNEGDFRLLQNIKAMELYKDFLLKGYKFKVIGNSDSHSLRVGMGRTYVKASVNNKMEILKALREGKTVASDGPFGYLEVINKTGKKAELGEAIEGESFEVEIFWDSNPQHQYTDIKEIKLFLGKVGSEEEKESILDNLDKQRGYQRLKLEKLPKGSYYVRVEFFTFDEKRAVTSPIFVESN, from the coding sequence GTGAAGAAAGTTTCATTTTTACTCTTTTTGTTTTTTATAATTACTGTAACGGTTAATAGTTATAAAGAAGAAAAACCTGACTGGAGCTATGGAAAGCCCGATAAAATTTTTGATTCTCCTTGGAGAATCCCTCCCAATCAAGATAAAATGCCAGTCCTTTGCCTTTTAAGAAGAGGTGGAAAATTTATCTATCTCCTTCCAAGAACATCTGATTCAATCCATTCAATAAAAATATTTCAATACTTTCCTGAAACTAAAGCTTTGAAACAGATTGAATTTTTTGATGAGAAAGGTAATTTATATGAGGAATATTCAGGGAATCATACGGGAGAATGGTACAAAATATTTTACGTTGATAGAAAATTGTTTAAAAGAAGGGAAGGAAAAGAGATTTTTCTTAAAGTTATGTATGACGGAGAATTTGCTAACTCTCCTAAGGATGAAAGAGATTTAGATTTTGTTTCAACATATTTATCGGATAAGCCATTGCCAAAGCTTCCAGGATGGCTTGTAGGAGACCTTCACCTTCATTCAGAAGTTACTTCAAATTCAAGCGAATATGGTCCTCCCCTTGAAATATTTAAACATTCAAACGAGTGGTTTGAACTGGATTATGTAATCTTAACTGACCATAGCTATGACATAAGTAAAAAAGAGTGGTTAAAATTAAAAAAATTCAGCAAAGAAAATAGTTCAGATAAGCTTTCGATAATAATTGGGCAGGAAGTTCATGCAAAAGATGACGATAGCATTTTCCCCTCAATTTCTCAATGTCACTCTATGCATCTCCTGACATATGGAGTTGAAAAAAGAATTAAGACAGGTTCCCTTTTACTCAATTCGTACAATCCAACTAAAAGTGATAATGAGGTAATTGAAGAAATATTAAAAAAAGGAGGATTTTTATATATAGCCCATCCTGAAGCAGAAAAGGAAGGAAACTGGAATCATAAAGCCAACAGGATAAAAGCTCATTATTTTGGCAATCCTATTATCGGTATCGAGGTTCTTAATGAAGGTGATTTTAGATTGTTGCAGAATATAAAAGCAATGGAATTATACAAGGATTTTCTTCTGAAGGGATACAAATTTAAAGTTATTGGAAATAGCGATTCACACTCGTTAAGAGTCGGGATGGGAAGGACATATGTAAAAGCAAGCGTAAATAACAAAATGGAGATTTTAAAGGCTTTAAGAGAGGGTAAAACTGTTGCTTCAGATGGACCATTTGGCTATCTTGAAGTTATTAATAAGACAGGGAAAAAAGCTGAATTAGGAGAAGCTATCGAAGGAGAAAGCTTTGAAGTGGAAATTTTCTGGGATTCAAACCCTCAGCATCAATATACAGATATAAAAGAAATAAAATTATTTCTTGGAAAAGTAGGATCTGAAGAAGAAAAAGAATCGATTCTTGATAATTTAGACAAGCAAAGGGGGTATCAAAGGTTAAAATTAGAAAAATTACCAAAAGGCTCTTATTATGTAAGGGTTGAATTTTTTACCTTTGATGAAAAAAGGGCTGTTACAAGTCCTATTTTTGTTGAATCTAATTAA
- a CDS encoding DUF5107 domain-containing protein, whose translation MISRGVKPGRIPSLLQFIVGIGMIAVAWVAFKDTFLKGPLEVKLFLGLWFFISFILAVIGLYNFISEERISEYDVEDKESYSQKEQFRWIKLWKIIVLILLPITLVSGELPVKLWVEPLTIPTYIVKSPDLNPMFYSGRAYQGAKGPVYPYPLLDKLTDVRKNKTYNAIYLENKYVKLCVLPEIGGRIFSAIDKTNNYDFFYHQHVIKPALIGMLGAWISGGVEWNFPHHHRATTFMAVDYTLKENSDGSKTIWVGEIEH comes from the coding sequence ATGATATCCAGAGGGGTAAAGCCTGGAAGAATACCTTCATTACTTCAATTTATAGTAGGTATTGGAATGATTGCAGTAGCCTGGGTTGCTTTCAAAGATACTTTTTTAAAAGGGCCTTTAGAGGTAAAACTCTTTTTAGGTTTATGGTTTTTCATATCATTTATTCTCGCTGTAATTGGTCTTTATAATTTTATCAGTGAGGAAAGAATAAGTGAATATGATGTAGAGGACAAAGAATCTTACTCTCAAAAAGAGCAATTTAGATGGATAAAATTATGGAAAATCATAGTATTGATATTATTACCCATAACTTTAGTATCAGGAGAATTGCCTGTTAAGCTATGGGTAGAACCTCTTACAATTCCTACATACATAGTTAAAAGCCCTGACCTAAATCCAATGTTCTACTCTGGAAGAGCTTACCAGGGAGCCAAGGGTCCTGTTTACCCTTATCCATTATTGGATAAGCTGACTGATGTCCGTAAGAATAAAACTTACAATGCAATCTATCTGGAAAATAAATATGTAAAGCTCTGTGTTCTTCCTGAAATAGGTGGGAGAATTTTTTCTGCTATAGATAAAACGAACAATTATGACTTCTTCTATCATCAGCATGTGATTAAACCTGCCCTTATAGGAATGCTTGGTGCCTGGATTTCTGGTGGTGTTGAGTGGAATTTTCCCCACCATCACAGAGCCACAACCTTCATGGCAGTTGACTATACATTGAAAGAAAATTCTGATGGCAGTAAGACTATCTGGGTTGGAGAAATAGAGCACTGA
- a CDS encoding MEDS domain-containing protein, with the protein MSQKIKSGSHVCFIYKNKKEQMSVIIPFIKEGLERNEKCIYIADENSVQDIIDSFKKKGTNINSSIEKGQLIFYTKKETYLKDGFFDPEKIIPFLLESVKKASEENYSGLRIVVEMAWVLAELEDLEKIIEYESKLNFYFLQYPVSAICQYNESRFSPNILAKILYTHPLLILGENTYENFFYIPPEEFIRFESKISLETYQRMLNRIKEKDEIESHYYTLFQGIPDSIFIFDPETYRIIDVNDMALKKYGWEKEELLNRSVLDIIPPEDIKMVREIIQKIKTQEGFVSTFGIRHQKKDSSIMYRNVNVKNIKIKIKDRIYRLAIVSDIAEKIKSEREKEKSYENFQKLYSELLESQVLLNAFINSSVDGIVIVDENNIIKRWSKGAEKIFGWKEEEVKEKRLDLIVGGDRIEEAKKFSNEVLKHSKTIEVETLRYRKDGEPVFVHFTASPVLIENKFRGGIAIYRDITHRKKAEEEVKILQEDLFQARKMEALGTLAGGIAHDFNNILQVILGNLELAKMDVDKAHPVYSRLDRIEKTSERASELTQQILGFARKGKYEIKNINVNDIISDVTKILLRTFEKTIEIKTNLDKNLASIEGTSGQIQQSILNVCMNAREAMPEGGKLLIATENVYLDEAFTKTHVGSKHGNYVMISISDTGIGMDRDILSRIFEPFFTTKENGTGLGLSMVYGIVKNHDGYIDVASEEGKGTTVKIYFPALLNSPEKIKIFNEEKQETISSGSGRILVVDDEELIRDLASDILKVLGYDVILAKDGMEAINIYKNEKDKIDLVLLDIIMPKLSGKETYLELKKINPDVKVIISSGYSKDGYAQEILDEGAHGFIQKPYQINQLGELLREVLK; encoded by the coding sequence ATGAGTCAAAAAATTAAATCAGGCTCTCATGTATGTTTCATTTACAAGAATAAAAAAGAGCAGATGTCTGTAATAATTCCTTTTATAAAAGAAGGTCTCGAAAGAAATGAAAAATGTATATATATCGCTGATGAAAATAGCGTTCAAGACATCATAGATTCATTCAAAAAGAAAGGAACAAACATAAATAGCTCCATAGAAAAAGGACAGTTGATATTCTATACAAAAAAAGAAACTTATTTAAAGGATGGTTTTTTTGATCCAGAGAAGATAATTCCATTTCTTTTAGAAAGTGTAAAAAAGGCATCGGAGGAGAATTATTCAGGTTTAAGAATCGTAGTAGAAATGGCATGGGTTTTAGCAGAATTAGAAGATTTAGAAAAGATAATTGAATATGAGTCAAAACTTAATTTTTATTTTCTTCAATATCCTGTTTCAGCCATCTGTCAATACAATGAATCCAGGTTTTCCCCGAATATTTTAGCTAAAATCCTCTATACTCACCCTCTCCTCATACTTGGAGAAAATACTTATGAAAATTTCTTCTACATTCCTCCAGAGGAATTTATAAGGTTTGAATCAAAAATATCTTTAGAAACTTATCAAAGAATGCTCAATAGGATTAAAGAAAAAGATGAGATAGAATCTCATTATTATACTCTCTTCCAGGGAATTCCTGATTCAATTTTTATATTCGACCCTGAAACTTACAGAATTATTGATGTAAATGATATGGCATTAAAAAAATATGGGTGGGAAAAAGAGGAACTTCTTAATAGGAGTGTTCTTGATATCATACCTCCAGAAGATATTAAGATGGTAAGGGAAATAATCCAGAAAATTAAAACACAGGAAGGTTTTGTTTCAACCTTCGGCATCAGACATCAAAAGAAGGATAGCAGCATAATGTATAGAAATGTAAACGTAAAAAATATCAAGATAAAGATAAAGGATAGAATATACAGATTGGCAATAGTTTCAGACATTGCAGAAAAGATTAAATCTGAAAGAGAAAAAGAAAAAAGCTATGAAAATTTTCAGAAGCTTTATTCAGAACTATTAGAATCTCAAGTTTTGCTCAATGCATTCATAAATAGCTCAGTGGATGGGATAGTAATCGTTGATGAAAATAATATTATTAAAAGATGGAGCAAAGGTGCTGAAAAAATTTTTGGATGGAAAGAAGAGGAAGTAAAGGAAAAGAGGCTTGATTTGATTGTAGGAGGGGATAGAATTGAAGAAGCAAAGAAATTTTCAAATGAAGTATTAAAGCATTCTAAGACAATAGAGGTAGAAACTTTAAGGTATCGGAAAGATGGAGAGCCAGTTTTTGTTCATTTTACTGCTTCTCCTGTTTTAATAGAAAACAAATTCAGGGGTGGAATTGCAATCTATAGAGATATAACCCATAGAAAGAAGGCAGAAGAAGAAGTCAAAATTCTTCAGGAAGATCTCTTCCAGGCAAGAAAGATGGAAGCCCTTGGAACATTGGCTGGTGGAATTGCCCATGATTTTAACAACATCCTTCAAGTAATTTTAGGAAATTTAGAACTTGCGAAAATGGACGTAGATAAAGCTCATCCTGTTTATTCTCGACTGGATAGAATAGAAAAAACATCAGAAAGAGCTTCTGAACTTACACAACAAATTCTCGGGTTTGCAAGGAAGGGAAAATACGAGATAAAAAATATAAATGTTAATGATATTATCTCTGACGTTACAAAAATATTGTTAAGAACCTTTGAAAAAACCATCGAAATCAAAACCAATCTCGATAAAAATTTAGCCTCAATAGAGGGAACCAGCGGGCAAATTCAACAATCAATTTTAAATGTTTGTATGAATGCGAGAGAAGCGATGCCTGAAGGAGGTAAATTATTGATTGCAACTGAAAATGTTTACCTTGATGAAGCATTTACAAAAACTCATGTTGGTTCAAAGCATGGAAATTATGTAATGATATCAATTTCAGATACAGGAATTGGTATGGATAGAGATATTCTTTCCCGGATATTTGAACCTTTTTTTACTACAAAAGAAAATGGTACAGGATTGGGCCTTTCAATGGTCTATGGAATTGTAAAAAATCATGATGGATATATAGATGTGGCAAGTGAAGAGGGAAAGGGAACTACGGTAAAAATTTACTTTCCTGCCCTGTTAAATTCTCCTGAAAAAATTAAAATCTTTAATGAAGAAAAACAAGAAACAATTTCAAGTGGGAGTGGGAGAATACTCGTGGTTGATGATGAAGAGTTAATCAGAGATCTTGCGAGTGATATATTGAAGGTTTTAGGATATGATGTAATACTTGCAAAGGATGGGATGGAAGCGATCAATATATACAAAAATGAGAAGGACAAGATTGATCTTGTATTGCTCGATATCATTATGCCGAAATTATCTGGAAAAGAAACATATCTTGAACTTAAAAAGATAAATCCTGATGTTAAAGTTATAATATCATCCGGTTACAGTAAAGATGGATATGCGCAGGAAATTCTGGATGAAGGAGCCCATGGATTTATTCAAAAGCCTTATCAGATTAATCAATTAGGAGAATTATTAAGAGAAGTCCTTAAATAA
- a CDS encoding GHMP kinase, with amino-acid sequence MKLIKIINSRAPIRINDIGGWTDTWFAEHGKVLNIAVSPGVEVQIKVFLNEQKTKERVIIHQENFHETFLLNPDEITYSKNPMLEAAFDIVKIPDYLFLEINIFSSVPAGSSTGTSAAVSVSLLGALNYLTEKKLSPYKVAYLAHYLETEKLKLQSGIQDQICSALGGICYIDMYKYPHANVSNLTLSDSIRLELENRLSLIFLGEAHKSSEMHKKVIENLKDLGPDNPLMEKLRRFVDRGRDFLCKGDFVSFGKVMIENTEVQRELHSDLISKKAESVIEIAKEYKALGWKVNGAGGDGGSLTILSDFDRLKKREMIQEIEKLSPEFNQIPVLLSPEGLTIWEVFDFS; translated from the coding sequence ATGAAATTGATAAAAATTATAAATTCAAGAGCACCGATAAGGATAAATGATATAGGAGGGTGGACTGATACATGGTTTGCAGAACACGGAAAAGTACTGAACATTGCTGTATCTCCAGGAGTTGAAGTTCAGATAAAAGTCTTTCTAAACGAGCAAAAAACTAAAGAAAGGGTTATTATACATCAAGAAAATTTTCATGAGACTTTTTTGTTAAATCCTGATGAGATTACTTATTCAAAAAATCCGATGCTCGAAGCTGCATTTGATATAGTAAAAATTCCAGATTATTTATTCCTTGAAATAAATATTTTTTCAAGCGTTCCTGCAGGTTCTTCAACAGGAACTTCTGCAGCTGTTTCAGTTTCCCTTTTAGGAGCTCTAAATTATTTAACAGAGAAAAAATTATCTCCCTATAAAGTTGCTTATTTAGCCCATTATCTTGAGACAGAAAAACTCAAACTTCAAAGTGGGATTCAGGATCAGATTTGTTCGGCACTTGGAGGGATATGTTATATAGACATGTATAAATACCCTCATGCTAATGTTTCAAATCTCACTTTATCTGATTCAATAAGATTAGAACTGGAAAATCGGCTTTCTCTTATATTCCTTGGAGAAGCCCATAAATCCTCTGAAATGCATAAAAAAGTGATTGAAAATCTAAAAGATCTTGGTCCGGATAACCCCTTGATGGAAAAACTGAGAAGATTTGTAGATAGAGGAAGAGATTTCTTATGTAAGGGTGATTTTGTTTCATTTGGTAAAGTAATGATAGAAAACACAGAAGTCCAGAGAGAGCTCCACTCTGATTTAATTTCAAAAAAGGCAGAAAGCGTAATTGAAATTGCAAAGGAATATAAAGCTCTGGGATGGAAAGTGAACGGAGCTGGAGGCGATGGAGGTTCATTGACGATATTGTCAGATTTTGATAGGTTAAAAAAAAGAGAAATGATTCAAGAAATTGAGAAATTATCCCCTGAATTTAATCAGATTCCTGTGCTCCTGAGCCCTGAAGGATTAACCATCTGGGAAGTTTTTGATTTTTCTTGA
- a CDS encoding ABC transporter permease: protein MRKPLITPDKISRLLSFLGPFLGLLLIILIFAMIPEVQDRFLRFSNLKSVTTQSVIVALCALGMTMIIISGGIDLSVGSSIALSSVVIAYAIKSGLNPFLSILLGILTGGIIGFGNGVLITSFKIVPFIVTLGMLGIARGIAKWIAGNQKIDAPLTWINQLMTKYPDPSWLLLSPGIWITLILAIFIALVLKHSVFGRHTFAIGSNEITARLCGIRVNKVKILIYTFSGFLTGLAGVMEFSRLTVGDPTVAIGIELDVIAAVVIGGGSLRGGEGSVLGSMIGVFIMAFLRNGSTMVGWPNYIQEIIIGSIIVIAVTIDQLRYRKEL, encoded by the coding sequence TTGCGCAAGCCTCTAATTACCCCTGATAAAATTTCCCGTTTATTAAGTTTTTTGGGTCCTTTTTTAGGGTTGCTCCTGATTATCCTTATTTTTGCGATGATTCCCGAGGTTCAGGATAGATTTTTAAGGTTTTCAAATTTAAAGAGTGTTACAACTCAATCAGTTATTGTAGCTTTATGCGCTCTGGGAATGACGATGATTATAATAAGCGGAGGAATTGATCTATCCGTTGGCTCATCGATTGCTCTTTCAAGCGTTGTAATCGCATATGCAATCAAGTCAGGTTTAAATCCTTTTCTATCAATTCTTTTAGGAATATTAACTGGAGGAATAATCGGATTTGGAAACGGTGTGTTAATAACATCTTTTAAAATAGTTCCTTTTATCGTTACCCTTGGAATGCTTGGAATAGCAAGGGGAATAGCAAAGTGGATTGCAGGGAACCAAAAGATTGATGCTCCGTTGACTTGGATAAACCAATTAATGACAAAATATCCAGATCCCTCATGGCTTTTGCTCTCGCCTGGGATCTGGATAACCCTGATCCTTGCTATATTTATTGCTTTAGTGCTTAAACATTCAGTTTTTGGAAGACATACATTTGCGATTGGTTCGAATGAAATAACAGCTCGCTTATGCGGGATCAGAGTTAATAAGGTAAAGATACTGATATATACATTTTCAGGGTTTTTAACAGGATTGGCTGGAGTTATGGAATTTTCAAGACTTACAGTGGGAGACCCCACAGTTGCCATCGGAATCGAGCTGGATGTGATAGCTGCAGTTGTAATCGGCGGTGGAAGTCTCAGGGGAGGTGAGGGTAGTGTTCTCGGTTCAATGATTGGAGTTTTTATAATGGCTTTTCTGAGAAATGGCTCCACAATGGTTGGCTGGCCAAATTATATCCAGGAAATAATTATCGGTTCAATAATTGTTATTGCAGTAACGATAGACCAATTGAGATATAGAAAGGAGTTATAA
- a CDS encoding sugar ABC transporter ATP-binding protein, producing the protein MEKISKRFGSTVALNEVDFKLKKGEIHALIGENGAGKSTLMKILSGALRPDSGKIFLEDKLFKLENPIEARKYGISMIYQELNLAPHLNAIENIMLGIEENTSGFLKRTIMRNKVKSILEILRHSEISLDVPVYKLSLSAQQIIEIARALVLKSKIIVMDEPTSSLSGDDMENLFKIIKELKKEGISIIYISHFLEEIKKVADRYTVLRDGRNAGNGIIENTSIEDLIGMMLGRKLDEMFPRIQPETGVSVLELDSLCGRKFPENVNLSLHKGEILGITGLIGAGRTEMLKTIYGLEPIKSGKIKILGISFSKVYPREMLLNGVGYLSENRKEEGLALSRTVADNITLSYFRPYAKFGWINLKKQREYVNRWIEKLEINVTGSDQKTSDLSGGNQQKVAIARLLHTDSDILLLDEPTRGIDVKSKVQIYKIIGELANKGKAIIFVSSYIPELLGICNRVAVMHRGKIVEIRFADEWDEHEIMIIASIGKPYHQTVNQF; encoded by the coding sequence ATGGAGAAAATCTCCAAAAGATTTGGTTCCACAGTTGCTTTAAATGAAGTTGATTTTAAACTGAAAAAAGGGGAGATCCATGCTTTAATTGGTGAAAACGGAGCAGGAAAAAGCACATTGATGAAAATTTTAAGTGGAGCTTTAAGACCTGATTCAGGAAAAATATTTTTGGAAGATAAATTATTCAAACTGGAGAATCCGATTGAAGCGAGGAAATATGGAATCTCTATGATTTACCAGGAATTAAACCTTGCTCCTCACTTAAATGCTATAGAAAATATAATGCTCGGGATTGAAGAAAATACTTCAGGGTTTTTAAAACGCACTATTATGAGAAATAAGGTGAAAAGTATCCTTGAAATTTTAAGACATTCAGAAATTTCTCTCGATGTTCCGGTCTATAAGTTAAGTCTCAGCGCTCAACAGATAATTGAAATAGCAAGAGCTCTTGTTCTTAAATCAAAAATTATCGTCATGGATGAACCAACAAGCAGTTTATCTGGTGATGATATGGAGAATCTTTTCAAAATAATAAAAGAGCTAAAAAAAGAAGGGATAAGCATTATTTACATAAGTCATTTTTTAGAGGAAATAAAAAAAGTGGCTGATAGATACACAGTTTTAAGGGATGGAAGAAATGCAGGCAATGGAATTATAGAAAATACCTCTATAGAGGATCTTATAGGAATGATGTTAGGAAGAAAGCTCGATGAGATGTTCCCCAGAATTCAACCTGAAACAGGAGTAAGTGTTCTTGAACTGGATTCTCTCTGTGGAAGGAAATTTCCTGAAAATGTAAACCTTTCTCTTCATAAAGGGGAGATTTTAGGTATCACAGGATTGATTGGAGCCGGACGAACTGAAATGTTAAAGACCATTTATGGTCTTGAGCCTATAAAATCAGGAAAAATTAAAATTCTTGGGATTTCCTTTAGCAAAGTTTATCCTCGAGAAATGCTGTTGAATGGAGTAGGATATCTCAGTGAAAACAGGAAAGAGGAAGGACTGGCTTTATCAAGAACTGTTGCTGATAATATAACTTTGAGCTATTTTAGGCCATACGCAAAATTTGGATGGATAAATTTAAAAAAACAAAGGGAATATGTAAATAGATGGATTGAAAAACTGGAGATAAATGTCACTGGATCTGATCAGAAAACATCGGATCTTTCAGGGGGAAATCAACAAAAAGTTGCAATTGCACGGCTCCTCCATACTGATTCGGACATTCTCCTGCTCGATGAACCTACCCGGGGGATTGATGTAAAATCTAAGGTTCAGATTTATAAAATCATAGGAGAATTGGCTAATAAAGGAAAGGCAATAATTTTTGTGAGTTCATACATTCCAGAACTTCTTGGAATCTGCAATCGGGTTGCAGTAATGCACAGGGGAAAAATAGTTGAGATAAGATTTGCCGATGAATGGGATGAGCACGAAATCATGATTATTGCAAGTATTGGAAAGCCTTATCATCAGACCGTAAATCAATTTTAA
- a CDS encoding substrate-binding domain-containing protein yields the protein MKESQTKKLQIAVIPKGTTHEFWKSVHAGALKAARELDVEIFWKGPQKEDDREQQITVIEDFISRGIDGIVLAPLDDRALMMPVREAKKAKIPVVIIDSALQGEDFVSFIATDNYKGGVIAARRLGEILNGKGKIFLIRYQEGSASTNEREKGFLDTMNKEFSKIEFLSKDQYGGSTTETSYRLLENILNRYPEVEGIFCPNESTTFGALRALQEAKLAGKIKFVGFDSSEKLVEGLKQGHIHGLVLQNPFKMGYLGVKRIVSYLRNQDIEKRIDTGVYLATKKNMEQPEIKNLLLPDLTSYFKK from the coding sequence ATGAAAGAATCACAGACAAAGAAACTGCAGATCGCTGTTATACCAAAAGGGACAACTCACGAATTCTGGAAATCTGTTCATGCTGGAGCTTTAAAAGCTGCGAGAGAACTTGATGTTGAAATTTTCTGGAAAGGACCTCAAAAGGAAGATGATAGAGAACAACAGATTACTGTCATAGAGGACTTTATTAGCCGTGGTATTGATGGAATTGTACTTGCCCCCCTGGATGACCGCGCATTGATGATGCCTGTTCGAGAAGCAAAAAAGGCAAAGATTCCCGTGGTTATAATAGACTCTGCTCTTCAGGGAGAGGATTTTGTGAGTTTTATAGCCACTGACAATTATAAAGGAGGAGTAATTGCAGCAAGAAGACTCGGAGAGATTCTAAATGGAAAGGGAAAGATATTTCTGATACGTTATCAGGAAGGTTCAGCAAGCACAAATGAAAGAGAAAAGGGTTTCCTCGATACAATGAATAAAGAGTTTTCCAAAATTGAATTTCTCTCAAAGGATCAATATGGAGGTTCTACCACTGAGACTTCTTATAGATTACTTGAAAATATATTAAATCGGTATCCTGAAGTTGAGGGGATTTTCTGTCCGAATGAATCGACTACTTTTGGAGCCCTGCGAGCTCTTCAAGAAGCAAAGTTAGCCGGGAAGATTAAATTTGTTGGATTTGACAGTAGTGAGAAACTCGTCGAGGGTTTAAAACAGGGTCATATTCATGGTCTTGTTCTTCAAAATCCTTTTAAAATGGGATATCTGGGGGTGAAAAGAATTGTATCTTACCTTCGAAATCAAGATATTGAAAAAAGAATCGACACTGGTGTTTATTTAGCGACGAAAAAAAACATGGAACAGCCTGAAATAAAAAACTTATTGCTTCCTGATTTAACATCTTATTTTAAAAAATAG